One region of Olleya sp. Hel_I_94 genomic DNA includes:
- a CDS encoding DUF4835 family protein yields the protein MRKLLFLFLICFSLSLQAQELNATVVVNAQLTGDENLQQFKTLEKQLKEFISGTKWTNKKVEPQERIDCNFVINIGEYSGNSYKATLQVQSSRPVFGSSYTTPIYNINDKDFTFEYVEFQNLIYNPTQYASNLISVLAFHIHMILGMDAESFKQEGGDEYFRQAQNIVNFSQQENYSGWKLEDGLQSRFALIDNLLSPTFKEFRTVLYNYHRRGLDTMSDNQKDAKNEIAIALSLFNDMNRRRPNSYLLRVFFDAKAEEIEQIFSEGPSVDIANLVDTLNKVAPMHSSKWRNIKF from the coding sequence ATGCGTAAACTTTTATTTCTATTTTTAATTTGTTTTAGTCTTTCATTACAGGCTCAAGAGCTTAATGCAACAGTAGTTGTAAATGCACAATTAACAGGAGACGAAAATTTACAGCAATTTAAAACACTAGAAAAACAATTAAAAGAGTTTATTTCTGGTACAAAATGGACAAACAAAAAAGTTGAACCTCAAGAGCGTATTGATTGTAATTTTGTAATTAATATTGGAGAATATTCTGGTAATAGCTACAAGGCAACTTTACAAGTCCAATCGTCAAGACCTGTTTTTGGTTCAAGTTACACAACACCTATCTATAACATAAATGATAAAGATTTTACTTTTGAGTATGTCGAGTTTCAAAATCTAATTTATAATCCAACACAATACGCTTCTAATTTAATCTCTGTTTTAGCATTTCATATTCATATGATTTTAGGAATGGATGCCGAGTCTTTCAAACAAGAAGGTGGAGATGAGTACTTTAGACAAGCACAAAATATTGTAAATTTTTCTCAACAAGAAAATTATTCTGGTTGGAAGCTAGAAGATGGTTTACAAAGTCGTTTTGCTTTAATAGATAATTTGTTATCACCAACATTTAAAGAGTTTAGAACCGTATTATATAATTATCATAGACGTGGTTTAGACACTATGAGTGATAATCAAAAGGATGCAAAAAACGAAATAGCTATAGCTTTAAGCTTATTTAATGACATGAACAGAAGACGTCCAAACTCGTATTTACTTCGTGTATTTTTTGATGCAAAAGCAGAGGAGATAGAACAGATTTTTAGCGAAGGTCCAAGTGTAGATATTGCTAATCTGGTCGATACTTTAAATAAAGTTGCGCCAATGCACTCTTCTAAATGGAGAAATATAAAATTTTAG
- the coaBC gene encoding bifunctional phosphopantothenoylcysteine decarboxylase/phosphopantothenate--cysteine ligase CoaBC: MSILSGKNILLGISAGIAAYKTASLVRAFIKAGANVQVVMTPASKDFVTPLTLSTLSKNPVHSTFTNDQDDNAMWNNHVELGLWADYMVIAPATANTLSKMANGTCDNLLLATYLSAKCKVYFAPAMDLDMYVHPSSVNSFKTLQSFGNVMIPATSGELASGLVGQGRMAEPEDIVSFIENDIISGLPLKDKTVLITAGPTYEAIDPVRFIGNHSSGKMGFEIAKAAANLGAKVVLISGPTHQTVKHSLITVIPVISAQEMYDAAHLHFNSADIAILSAAVADYKPKNVATQKIKKKESTLTLELEKTKDILASLGQIKTTQFLVGFALETNNELEHAKLKLKKKNLDLIVLNSLNDKGAGFKSDTNKVTLINKEEEATVYQLKSKTEVAKDLFNTIINTLNA, encoded by the coding sequence ATGTCTATATTAAGTGGCAAAAACATACTATTAGGCATCAGTGCTGGTATTGCTGCTTATAAGACAGCCTCATTAGTCAGAGCATTTATAAAAGCAGGTGCAAACGTACAAGTCGTTATGACACCTGCTTCTAAAGACTTTGTGACACCACTCACACTGTCTACGCTTTCCAAAAATCCAGTACACTCAACATTTACCAACGATCAAGATGATAACGCTATGTGGAATAACCACGTAGAGTTAGGGCTATGGGCAGACTATATGGTTATTGCGCCAGCAACAGCCAATACACTATCTAAAATGGCAAATGGTACGTGCGATAATTTATTATTAGCAACATATCTTTCTGCTAAATGTAAAGTCTATTTTGCACCAGCAATGGATTTGGATATGTATGTTCATCCCTCTTCAGTTAACTCATTTAAGACACTTCAAAGCTTTGGTAATGTCATGATTCCTGCAACATCAGGAGAATTAGCAAGTGGTTTAGTTGGTCAAGGTCGTATGGCAGAGCCAGAAGATATTGTCTCTTTTATAGAAAATGATATTATCAGTGGTTTGCCACTAAAAGACAAAACGGTTTTAATTACAGCAGGACCAACCTACGAGGCTATAGATCCTGTACGTTTTATAGGTAATCATTCCTCTGGTAAAATGGGATTTGAAATTGCTAAAGCAGCAGCAAATTTGGGAGCAAAAGTTGTTTTAATTTCTGGTCCAACACATCAAACAGTAAAACATAGTTTAATAACAGTCATACCTGTAATTAGCGCACAAGAGATGTATGATGCAGCCCATTTACATTTTAACAGTGCCGACATTGCTATTTTATCTGCAGCTGTTGCAGACTATAAACCAAAAAATGTTGCAACTCAAAAAATAAAAAAGAAAGAATCTACGTTAACCTTAGAACTAGAAAAGACTAAAGATATTTTAGCCTCCTTAGGACAAATAAAAACAACTCAATTTTTAGTTGGTTTTGCTTTAGAAACTAATAACGAATTAGAACATGCAAAATTGAAGCTAAAAAAGAAGAATTTAGATTTAATTGTTTTAAATTCGTTAAACGACAAAGGTGCAGGTTTTAAGTCAGACACTAATAAAGTAACTTTAATTAACAAGGAAGAAGAAGCTACTGTGTATCAATTAAAATCTAAAACAGAAGTTGCTAAGGACCTTTTTAATACTATAATAAATACATTAAATGCGTAA
- a CDS encoding DNA-directed RNA polymerase subunit omega: MDLKKIDAPLTTTTYNRNEIDAPTNNIYEAISVIARRAEQINSEIKKELIEKLEEFATYNDSLEEIFENKEQIEVSKFYEKLPKPHALAVQEWLDNKIYHRNTEQDNQD; encoded by the coding sequence ATGGATTTAAAAAAAATCGACGCTCCGTTAACAACAACGACTTACAATAGAAACGAGATAGATGCACCAACAAATAACATCTATGAAGCTATTTCTGTAATTGCAAGAAGAGCAGAGCAAATTAATTCTGAAATTAAAAAAGAATTAATAGAAAAGCTTGAAGAGTTTGCTACATATAATGATAGCTTAGAAGAAATTTTTGAAAACAAAGAACAAATTGAAGTGTCTAAGTTTTACGAAAAATTACCTAAACCTCATGCTTTAGCAGTACAAGAGTGGTTAGACAATAAAATATACCACAGAAATACAGAGCAAGATAACCAAGACTAA
- a CDS encoding outer membrane protein assembly factor BamD, producing MKNLLYILITFLVFTSCSEYQKALKSEDVAVKFSMGEKLYNEGKYNKASRLFTQIVPAYRGKPQAEKLMFLDADSYFHLEDHYLAGYRFERFASAYPRSEKVEEAYYKSALSYAQLSPVYSKDQHDTDHALEQLQLFANLYPDSQYMPKINELVKELQYKLELKAYSIAKQYNHISDFKASISSFDNFIADFPGTTLREKALYYRFDSAYQLAMKSVEYKKEERLNTAIAYYNNFKKTNAESEFIKDADKQVEDLKEQLEKYSTKS from the coding sequence ATGAAGAATTTACTTTACATCTTAATTACATTTTTAGTTTTCACTTCTTGTAGCGAGTATCAAAAGGCATTAAAGTCTGAAGATGTTGCTGTTAAGTTTTCAATGGGTGAAAAACTTTATAATGAAGGTAAGTATAACAAGGCAAGTCGTTTATTTACTCAAATTGTTCCTGCATACAGAGGGAAGCCTCAAGCAGAAAAATTGATGTTTTTAGATGCTGATAGTTATTTTCATTTAGAAGACCATTATTTAGCAGGTTATAGATTTGAGCGTTTTGCATCTGCGTATCCTAGAAGCGAAAAAGTAGAAGAAGCATACTATAAAAGTGCATTAAGTTATGCGCAATTATCTCCAGTGTATTCTAAAGATCAACACGATACAGATCATGCACTAGAGCAATTACAATTGTTTGCTAACTTATATCCAGACTCGCAATACATGCCAAAAATTAACGAGTTGGTTAAAGAGTTACAATATAAATTAGAATTAAAAGCATACAGTATTGCTAAGCAATACAATCATATTTCAGATTTTAAAGCTTCTATTAGTTCATTTGATAATTTTATTGCAGATTTTCCTGGTACAACCTTACGTGAAAAAGCGTTGTATTACCGTTTTGATTCTGCTTACCAATTAGCAATGAAAAGTGTAGAGTATAAAAAAGAAGAAAGATTAAATACAGCTATCGCATATTATAACAACTTTAAAAAAACAAATGCAGAGTCAGAGTTTATTAAAGATGCAGATAAACAGGTAGAGGATTTAAAAGAACAATTAGAAAAATATAGTACTAAAAGCTAA
- the dapA gene encoding 4-hydroxy-tetrahydrodipicolinate synthase: MNNPFLGTGIAIVTPFNDDLSVDYKALENIVEYNITNGINYIVINGTTGESVTITKQEKQDIVAAIIKYNKGRVPLVLGIGGSNTAQVVEEIKATDFTGIAGILSVSPYYSKPTQEGMYQHFKAIAQVCPIDIILYNVPGRTSKNMTPETTLRLAKDFDNIVAVKEAGNNVAQYLELLRDKPDNFSVISGDDDLALGIVLAGGAGVISVIGQGLPKAFSTMINLGLEGKNKEAYQLHFKMMDIVNMIFEENNPAGIKAVLNSLELCNTTVRLPLVTATTQLQSRINTFMTNFSKS, encoded by the coding sequence ATGAATAACCCTTTTTTAGGCACAGGAATAGCAATTGTAACGCCATTCAATGATGATTTATCAGTAGATTACAAAGCGCTAGAAAATATTGTAGAATATAACATTACCAATGGTATCAATTATATAGTTATAAATGGTACAACTGGAGAAAGTGTTACAATTACAAAGCAAGAAAAACAGGATATAGTTGCTGCTATTATAAAGTATAACAAAGGACGTGTGCCATTAGTTTTAGGTATTGGAGGTAGTAACACTGCACAGGTTGTAGAAGAAATTAAAGCTACTGACTTTACAGGTATTGCTGGAATACTATCTGTATCGCCTTATTATAGTAAGCCAACTCAGGAAGGTATGTATCAGCACTTTAAAGCGATTGCACAAGTCTGTCCAATTGATATAATTTTATATAACGTTCCTGGCAGAACTTCAAAAAATATGACACCAGAAACAACGTTGCGTTTAGCAAAAGATTTTGATAATATCGTTGCGGTTAAAGAAGCTGGTAATAATGTGGCTCAATATTTAGAATTACTAAGAGATAAACCAGACAATTTTTCTGTTATATCAGGAGACGACGACTTAGCTTTAGGTATTGTTTTAGCAGGTGGAGCAGGAGTAATATCCGTAATAGGACAAGGGTTACCTAAAGCTTTTTCTACAATGATAAATCTAGGTTTAGAAGGTAAAAACAAGGAAGCGTATCAACTTCATTTTAAAATGATGGATATAGTTAACATGATTTTTGAAGAAAATAATCCAGCAGGTATTAAGGCAGTATTAAATAGCCTTGAGTTATGTAATACAACCGTTAGATTACCTTTAGTTACTGCTACAACACAATTACAAAGTCGTATAAATACTTTTATGACTAATTTTAGTAAAAGTTAA
- a CDS encoding DUF6913 domain-containing protein, which yields MILKGFKEKSNKKYIIKCAQSRVIAPNANRIKHVGVLVNSHEFSDPEWINSLSEQLKINAKDLKILSLFNGKKNETSVYNHIFSEKELAWKGQFKSQTIKDFLDNKFDLLINFYETDSLALQVVSASANADLKVGLHNANPDVNDLIIDITIKDKNIFKTEIIKYLNILNKLSNE from the coding sequence ATGATTTTAAAAGGTTTTAAAGAAAAATCTAATAAAAAGTACATTATTAAATGTGCGCAAAGTCGTGTAATTGCACCAAACGCAAACAGGATCAAACATGTTGGAGTCTTAGTAAATAGTCATGAGTTTTCTGATCCAGAATGGATTAATAGTTTGTCAGAGCAATTAAAAATTAACGCTAAGGACTTAAAAATCTTATCTCTTTTTAATGGCAAAAAAAACGAAACGTCTGTTTATAACCATATTTTTTCTGAAAAAGAACTTGCTTGGAAAGGACAATTTAAATCACAAACAATTAAAGATTTTTTAGACAATAAATTTGATTTGTTGATTAACTTTTATGAAACCGATTCCTTAGCTTTGCAAGTTGTTAGTGCATCAGCCAATGCCGACTTAAAGGTAGGTTTGCATAATGCTAATCCTGACGTAAATGATTTAATTATAGATATTACAATAAAAGATAAAAACATCTTTAAAACCGAAATTATAAAATACCTAAACATTTTAAATAAATTAAGTAATGAATAA
- a CDS encoding 5'-nucleotidase C-terminal domain-containing protein, whose amino-acid sequence MKYKHLFILLLIIVLNSCKQDTYSLSKIEGKQITITDTLATDKSIDDFVKPFRESINKDMDAVLSYAPETYSKSDGDLNTAIGNLMADAVMQESNPIFNKRTGKNIDAVILNHGGIRSIISKGNITTRTAFEIMPFENSIVVVALKGQQIDSMTHYLSQAKRAHPVSGIQLTLDKTYNITQALINNNPIEKDKTYYVATNDYLYNGGDRMRFFQVNDSLYTLDYKIRNAMIDYFKKTDTIKPVIDNRFIQTK is encoded by the coding sequence ATGAAATACAAACATCTTTTCATCTTGCTTTTAATTATTGTTTTAAACTCTTGTAAGCAAGACACTTACTCGTTGAGTAAAATAGAAGGTAAACAGATTACAATTACAGACACTTTAGCAACAGATAAATCTATCGATGACTTTGTAAAACCTTTTCGCGAAAGCATAAATAAGGACATGGACGCTGTTTTGTCTTACGCTCCAGAAACTTATAGCAAAAGTGATGGTGATTTAAATACAGCAATTGGTAATCTTATGGCTGATGCTGTTATGCAAGAAAGTAATCCTATTTTTAACAAACGCACTGGAAAAAATATAGATGCTGTTATCCTAAATCATGGTGGTATAAGATCTATAATTTCTAAAGGAAATATTACCACTAGAACTGCTTTTGAAATTATGCCTTTTGAAAACAGCATTGTAGTAGTCGCACTAAAAGGACAACAAATAGATAGCATGACACATTATTTAAGTCAGGCTAAGCGTGCACATCCTGTAAGCGGAATACAATTAACACTGGATAAAACGTATAATATTACACAGGCTTTAATAAACAACAATCCAATTGAAAAGGATAAAACCTATTACGTTGCGACTAATGATTATCTATATAATGGAGGAGACAGAATGCGATTTTTTCAGGTAAATGATAGCCTATATACTCTTGATTATAAAATAAGAAATGCGATGATAGACTACTTTAAAAAGACTGACACTATCAAACCTGTAATTGACAATAGATTTATCCAAACTAAATAA
- a CDS encoding bifunctional metallophosphatase/5'-nucleotidase: protein MKRRDFIQQATAATALITVGGYGLQSFATSSKSKKITILHTNDVHSHIDAFGPEDGRNANKGGVARRATLIENIRQNNPNTLLLDAGDIFQGTPYFNYYGGELEFKLMSKLKYDLATIGNHDFDNGIDGLYAQLPHASFGFVSANYDFKNTVMDTHVKPYQIFKKEGIKIGVFGLGIQLDGLVDKKMYKETEYLDPIEAAQEMTRILKTDEKCDLIICLSHLGYNYSKTPDKISDLSLAKATKDIDLIIGGHTHTFLPKPTVAQNLEGKNVLVNQVGCYGINLGKIDFYFDADSTKKAEGTSIIV, encoded by the coding sequence ATGAAACGTAGAGATTTTATACAACAAGCAACAGCAGCTACAGCTTTAATTACAGTTGGTGGTTATGGATTACAATCGTTTGCAACATCTTCAAAATCTAAAAAAATAACGATTTTACATACTAATGATGTGCACAGTCACATTGATGCTTTTGGACCAGAGGATGGTAGAAATGCAAATAAAGGTGGTGTGGCTAGACGTGCAACTTTAATTGAAAACATTAGACAAAACAATCCTAATACATTACTATTAGACGCTGGAGATATTTTTCAAGGCACACCATATTTTAATTACTATGGTGGCGAATTAGAATTTAAGTTAATGAGTAAACTTAAATACGATCTAGCTACAATAGGGAATCATGATTTTGATAATGGTATAGATGGATTATATGCCCAATTACCTCATGCTAGCTTTGGATTTGTATCTGCTAACTATGACTTTAAAAATACAGTCATGGATACTCATGTAAAACCATATCAAATATTTAAAAAAGAAGGTATTAAAATTGGTGTTTTTGGATTAGGAATTCAATTAGATGGTTTAGTTGACAAAAAAATGTACAAAGAAACTGAGTATTTAGATCCAATTGAAGCTGCACAAGAAATGACACGTATTTTAAAAACCGACGAGAAATGCGATCTTATTATTTGCTTGTCACATTTGGGATACAATTACAGCAAAACGCCTGATAAAATAAGCGATTTAAGCTTAGCTAAAGCGACTAAAGATATTGACTTGATTATTGGTGGACACACACACACTTTTTTACCTAAGCCAACCGTTGCTCAAAATCTAGAAGGTAAAAACGTATTAGTTAACCAAGTAGGTTGTTATGGTATAAATTTAGGTAAAATAGACTTTTACTTTGATGCAGATAGTACTAAAAAAGCAGAAGGAACTTCTATTATTGTATAA
- the ligA gene encoding NAD-dependent DNA ligase LigA yields MNIQLKINALREQLREHNYNYYVLDSPTISDYDFDIQLKELQALEEAHPEFFDATSPTLRVGGQVTKNFNTLVHKHRMYSLDNSYSLEDLKDWEARVKKMVDGEIDYVCELKYDGASINLTYQNGSLLKAVTRGDGMQGDEVTANVKTINSVPLQLKGSFPEEFEIRGEIILPFDGFNKMNEERLANGEEPYKNPRNTASGSLKLQDSAEVAKRPLDCLLYGLVGGDFDYKTHLESLEKARQMGFKVPNEIKLCKTIDDVFAFINHWDTARHELPYETDGVVVKVNNLHHQDELGFTSKAPRWAMAYKFKAEQVSTILNTITYQVGRTGAITPVANLEPVELAGTIVKRASLHNADQIEKLDIREGDTVFVEKGGEIIPKIIAVNFSERPDNSVPTKYITHCPECNTLLQREAGEAKHFCPNYNGCNPQIIGRIQHYISRKAMDIEGLGGETVALLVHAGLIHNYADLYDLTKDQILPLERMADKSADNLIAGIEASKQIPFERVLFALGIRFVGETVAKTLAKHYKSIDALAFASVIDLEQVNEIGVRIAESVVDFFSNPENQKVIDRLKQYGLQLQISAEKLANQTDKLKGHNIVVSGVFYKVSRTELKKLIEDNGGKVSSSISSKTSYIIAGDNMGPSKKDKADKLNIDMISEDDFLKSLE; encoded by the coding sequence ATGAACATACAATTAAAAATAAACGCATTAAGAGAACAGTTAAGAGAACATAATTATAATTATTATGTTTTAGACAGTCCGACAATTAGCGATTATGATTTTGATATACAATTAAAAGAATTACAAGCTTTAGAAGAAGCGCATCCTGAATTTTTTGATGCAACTTCGCCAACCTTACGTGTAGGAGGTCAAGTGACAAAAAATTTTAATACACTTGTGCATAAGCATAGGATGTATAGTTTAGATAATTCCTATTCTCTTGAAGATTTAAAAGATTGGGAAGCACGAGTTAAGAAGATGGTAGATGGTGAGATAGACTATGTGTGTGAATTAAAATACGATGGTGCCTCCATAAATCTAACATATCAAAATGGAAGTTTATTAAAAGCGGTTACACGAGGTGATGGTATGCAAGGAGACGAGGTTACTGCTAATGTAAAAACAATTAATTCTGTCCCTTTACAATTAAAAGGTAGTTTTCCTGAAGAGTTTGAAATTAGAGGTGAAATTATTTTACCCTTTGATGGTTTTAATAAAATGAATGAGGAGCGACTTGCTAATGGAGAAGAGCCTTATAAAAACCCACGTAACACAGCCTCTGGAAGTTTAAAGTTACAAGATAGTGCAGAGGTTGCAAAACGACCTTTAGATTGTTTGTTGTATGGTTTAGTAGGTGGCGATTTTGATTATAAAACGCACCTTGAAAGCTTAGAAAAAGCAAGACAAATGGGATTTAAAGTCCCAAATGAAATTAAATTGTGTAAAACCATTGATGACGTATTTGCTTTTATAAATCATTGGGATACTGCTAGACATGAATTACCTTATGAGACTGATGGTGTTGTAGTAAAAGTTAATAATTTGCATCATCAAGACGAGCTTGGTTTTACATCCAAAGCGCCACGTTGGGCTATGGCATACAAGTTTAAAGCAGAACAGGTTAGTACTATTTTAAATACTATTACTTATCAGGTTGGTCGAACAGGAGCTATAACTCCTGTTGCAAATTTAGAACCAGTAGAATTGGCTGGTACAATTGTAAAACGTGCATCTTTACATAATGCAGATCAAATTGAAAAACTGGATATAAGAGAAGGTGATACTGTTTTTGTTGAAAAAGGTGGCGAAATTATACCTAAAATTATAGCAGTAAATTTTTCTGAAAGACCAGATAACTCTGTGCCTACAAAGTATATAACACATTGTCCAGAATGTAATACATTATTACAAAGGGAAGCAGGTGAGGCTAAACATTTTTGTCCTAATTACAATGGTTGTAATCCACAAATCATAGGACGTATTCAGCATTACATCTCTAGAAAAGCAATGGATATTGAAGGTTTGGGAGGCGAGACTGTCGCGCTTTTAGTTCATGCAGGATTAATCCATAATTATGCAGACTTGTACGATCTAACTAAAGACCAAATCTTACCGTTAGAGCGCATGGCAGATAAAAGTGCGGATAATTTAATTGCAGGTATTGAAGCGTCAAAACAAATACCGTTTGAACGTGTTTTATTCGCGTTAGGTATCAGGTTTGTTGGAGAGACGGTTGCAAAAACGCTAGCTAAACATTATAAAAGTATTGATGCACTTGCTTTTGCATCTGTAATTGATTTAGAGCAGGTTAATGAAATAGGTGTCCGAATTGCTGAAAGTGTAGTCGACTTTTTCTCAAATCCAGAAAATCAAAAAGTCATTGATAGACTTAAGCAATATGGTTTACAATTACAAATCTCTGCAGAAAAGTTAGCCAACCAAACAGATAAGTTAAAAGGACATAATATTGTAGTTTCAGGCGTATTTTATAAAGTATCACGTACTGAGTTGAAAAAGCTTATTGAAGATAATGGCGGAAAAGTAAGTAGTTCTATCTCTTCAAAAACAAGTTATATAATTGCTGGAGACAATATGGGACCAAGTAAAAAAGACAAAGCCGATAAGTTAAATATAGACATGATTTCAGAAGATGATTTCTTAAAGAGCTTAGAATAA
- the prmC gene encoding peptide chain release factor N(5)-glutamine methyltransferase, which produces MLIKDLKALFHKELDDIYGPDEVFTFFFMLTEHYCNISRLDVALNTNLSVTTEEKIQIFKALESLEQQQPIQYILGETEFFGMPFKVNPNTLIPRPETEELVQLVLDSYDNKEQGHNASVLDIGTGSGCIAISLAKNLAEATIFGLDVSAKAIKTATQNALLNKVNVDFIEASILEDTAWKNIFKDLKFDTIVSNPPYVRQLEKQAMTSNVLDNEPHLALFVSDDNPLIFYKAITKFAAQYLKTNGELFFEINEYLGKEMIALLTDNGFKNVQLKQDFFGKDRMISGVKQ; this is translated from the coding sequence ATGTTAATTAAAGATTTAAAAGCATTATTCCACAAGGAACTAGATGACATTTATGGTCCAGACGAAGTCTTTACCTTTTTTTTTATGTTGACAGAGCATTATTGTAATATTTCTAGATTGGATGTGGCTTTAAATACTAATTTAAGTGTGACAACGGAGGAGAAAATTCAGATATTTAAAGCTTTAGAAAGCCTAGAGCAACAACAGCCCATACAATATATATTAGGTGAAACTGAGTTTTTTGGAATGCCTTTTAAGGTTAACCCAAACACTTTAATACCACGTCCAGAAACAGAGGAGTTAGTGCAATTGGTTTTAGATAGTTATGACAATAAAGAACAAGGACATAATGCTTCGGTTTTAGATATAGGAACTGGTAGTGGTTGCATTGCCATTAGCCTGGCCAAAAATTTAGCTGAAGCAACTATTTTTGGGCTTGATGTTTCCGCGAAAGCGATAAAAACAGCCACACAAAATGCCTTATTAAATAAAGTAAACGTGGATTTTATTGAAGCCAGTATTTTAGAAGATACTGCTTGGAAAAATATTTTTAAGGATTTAAAATTTGATACTATTGTGTCTAACCCTCCTTACGTGAGACAATTGGAAAAGCAAGCAATGACGTCTAACGTGTTAGATAACGAGCCACATTTAGCCTTGTTTGTGTCTGATGATAATCCGTTAATTTTTTACAAAGCGATTACAAAATTTGCTGCGCAATACTTAAAAACTAATGGCGAATTATTTTTTGAAATAAATGAATATTTAGGTAAAGAAATGATAGCTTTATTGACCGATAATGGGTTTAAAAATGTACAATTAAAACAAGATTTTTTTGGTAAAGACCGAATGATTAGTGGTGTTAAACAATAA
- a CDS encoding GNAT family N-acetyltransferase, translated as MSNTIIEIREIQPHDNPQIEAVIREVFIEYNLPLVGTAYADPETPKMFEAYAEPKSTYYVVVVDGKVEGGGGLKPLHGMEEEVFEIQKMYFSNRLRGKGFGKKLFLKCLEKGKNQGFKKAYLETIPILKEAIHIYESNGFKHLNGPLGSTGHFNCGIWMEKQL; from the coding sequence GTGAGTAATACTATTATTGAAATAAGAGAAATCCAGCCACATGATAATCCTCAAATAGAGGCTGTCATTCGCGAGGTTTTTATAGAATATAATTTGCCTTTAGTTGGGACAGCATATGCTGATCCTGAGACACCAAAAATGTTTGAAGCCTATGCAGAGCCAAAATCGACGTATTACGTAGTAGTCGTTGATGGAAAAGTTGAAGGAGGAGGTGGTTTAAAACCTTTGCATGGAATGGAAGAGGAGGTATTTGAAATTCAGAAAATGTATTTTTCTAATCGCTTACGCGGAAAAGGTTTTGGTAAAAAACTATTTCTAAAATGTCTGGAAAAAGGTAAAAATCAAGGGTTTAAAAAGGCATATTTAGAAACTATTCCTATTTTAAAAGAAGCCATACATATTTACGAATCTAACGGTTTTAAGCATTTAAATGGTCCATTAGGTAGTACAGGACATTTTAATTGTGGTATTTGGATGGAAAAACAACTATAA